A section of the Candidatus Zixiibacteriota bacterium genome encodes:
- a CDS encoding TolC family protein has translation MNLNRKISGFVSHLLLVFALYVIPSSVSADEFERSKNSADSLNSVYQLSSDLIYKNGTGNNLPDLLKLGLRINPSIKESFYNWRAAIDRASFAGTLPDPVLSFGYFMERVETRVGPQRYKIGLRQSLPWFGTLGTKSDVARSEALASEMNYESRKQSVTHDIKTVYYELYYLGKLKSLTLANFEILKFWESVTQTKYKTAQVSHHDLIKVQIELGILEDRLIGIDKMIPPVKSNLAALLNSSDISEISIPDTIYIEDISTEIQFILDRIIDGNPALKSIAYGVQKGKAAVRLSGKISMPAFTIGVDYIETGPALIPSMPESGKDPLMLNVGMTLPIWFGKNKAVKNQSRARLMAEENKLANARNTLIARVEKILFEYDEAKRKLVLYRDGLIPRAEEALNVGYAAFQAGQIDIVSLLDSQRQLLHFQEVYERARTDLAIKISKIEMLMGKPLTFEEHN, from the coding sequence ATGAATTTAAATAGAAAAATATCCGGCTTTGTGTCTCACCTTCTTTTGGTGTTCGCACTTTATGTAATTCCTTCGTCTGTATCGGCGGATGAATTTGAACGCTCAAAAAATAGTGCGGATTCGCTAAATTCAGTATACCAACTTTCGAGCGATTTGATTTACAAAAATGGGACAGGCAATAACCTCCCCGATTTGCTCAAATTGGGATTGAGAATTAACCCTTCCATAAAAGAATCATTCTATAACTGGCGGGCCGCGATTGATAGAGCCTCATTTGCCGGAACCTTGCCTGATCCGGTTCTTTCGTTTGGATATTTCATGGAGAGGGTCGAAACCCGGGTCGGCCCGCAAAGATATAAAATCGGACTGAGGCAATCGCTGCCCTGGTTTGGAACCTTGGGCACTAAGAGTGATGTGGCTCGAAGCGAGGCGCTGGCATCCGAGATGAATTACGAATCAAGAAAGCAATCGGTTACTCATGATATCAAAACCGTGTATTATGAGCTCTACTATCTCGGAAAACTGAAATCGCTGACGCTCGCCAATTTTGAAATTTTGAAATTCTGGGAATCGGTCACTCAAACAAAATATAAGACGGCACAAGTTTCACATCATGATTTGATAAAAGTCCAGATCGAACTGGGCATATTGGAGGATCGGTTAATCGGAATTGATAAAATGATCCCGCCTGTTAAATCAAATCTGGCGGCGCTGCTGAACTCATCCGACATATCTGAGATATCAATTCCGGATACGATTTATATTGAAGATATATCAACCGAGATTCAGTTTATTTTGGATCGCATTATTGATGGAAATCCGGCTCTTAAAAGCATAGCGTATGGAGTCCAAAAGGGAAAAGCGGCCGTCCGACTGAGCGGGAAAATATCGATGCCGGCCTTTACAATTGGAGTTGATTATATCGAGACCGGACCGGCCCTGATTCCGTCAATGCCGGAAAGCGGCAAAGATCCATTGATGTTGAACGTTGGCATGACTCTCCCGATCTGGTTCGGAAAAAATAAAGCCGTTAAGAATCAATCCAGAGCCCGCCTTATGGCCGAAGAGAACAAACTTGCCAATGCCCGAAATACCCTGATTGCCAGGGTGGAAAAAATATTGTTTGAATATGACGAAGCAAAAAGAAAATTGGTTTTATATAGAGATGGTCTGATCCCTCGAGCGGAGGAGGCTTTGAATGTCGGCTATGCCGCTTTTCAAGCCGGTCAAATCGATATTGTTAGCCTGCTCGATTCTCAACGCCAACTCCTTCATTTTCAGGAAGTATATGAACGGGCCAGAACTGACCTTGCCATCAAGATTTCCAAAATTGAAATGTTGATGGGTAAACCCTTAACTTTTGAAGAACACAATTAA
- a CDS encoding ATP-binding protein, translated as MNNNMQFLENNNFRLSIIGGVSVLTLGIHYGWVLEPIFGDAHWIHAVHGRFCYIPIVIASAWYGLRGGLYTAALISLLILPLILSSGVGPHDFAAEVVEIVFYFGIALLSGGLTERELSSRKKQEDMRLQLEKSKQLSRVGQIAAGVAHEIKNPLASIKGAVEILADEKAASEEKEEFRQILFSEIKRMDGTITEFLAFARPPQPKLEMLNLSDTIRASIRQLETHASREGINLFQDILDEIYIKGDRLKMHEMALNILLNALQVSKSGETIKITLEEIKGKFAHLVFEDSGPGINEADLENVYEPFFTTKSNGTGLGLAIVKSIVESHDGQIDIFSTPGRGTRVEITLPLLQETGI; from the coding sequence ATGAATAATAATATGCAGTTTTTGGAGAATAATAATTTCAGGCTATCAATAATCGGCGGAGTTTCGGTTTTGACTCTGGGAATCCATTATGGTTGGGTTCTTGAGCCGATTTTTGGAGACGCTCATTGGATTCACGCGGTTCACGGCCGTTTCTGTTATATCCCCATAGTAATTGCCTCGGCCTGGTATGGTTTGAGAGGCGGCTTGTATACGGCGGCGTTAATTTCCCTTCTGATTTTGCCCTTAATATTGTCATCCGGCGTGGGACCGCATGATTTTGCCGCAGAAGTTGTGGAGATTGTTTTTTATTTTGGAATTGCACTTTTATCCGGCGGATTGACGGAACGCGAATTAAGTAGTCGGAAGAAACAAGAGGATATGCGCCTTCAACTGGAGAAATCAAAACAATTATCTCGGGTCGGCCAGATCGCGGCCGGAGTCGCTCATGAAATAAAAAATCCATTGGCTTCGATCAAGGGGGCGGTAGAAATTTTGGCCGATGAAAAGGCCGCTTCGGAAGAGAAGGAAGAATTTCGTCAGATATTATTCAGCGAGATAAAGCGAATGGATGGAACCATTACCGAATTTTTGGCTTTCGCGCGCCCGCCTCAACCGAAATTGGAAATGCTGAATTTGTCCGATACGATCCGGGCCAGCATCAGGCAATTGGAGACTCATGCATCTCGGGAGGGAATTAATCTATTTCAGGATATTCTGGATGAAATCTATATCAAGGGTGATCGGTTGAAGATGCATGAGATGGCTTTGAATATTCTGCTCAATGCCCTTCAGGTTTCCAAATCGGGTGAGACAATCAAAATTACTCTTGAGGAGATAAAGGGAAAATTCGCGCATCTGGTTTTTGAAGATAGCGGACCGGGAATCAATGAAGCCGATTTGGAAAATGTTTATGAACCGTTTTTCACGACCAAATCCAACGGCACCGGTTTGGGACTGGCGATCGTGAAATCGATAGTTGAGAGCCATGATGGACAAATAGATATTTTCAGCACTCCCGGCCGGGGGACCCGCGTGGAAATCACTCTGCCGCTTCTACAGGAAACGGGAATATGA
- a CDS encoding efflux RND transporter periplasmic adaptor subunit has translation MSKNSVRNIINHWMPQSWAARIALLIIIIGAFFLGSMLSDGVAPDGHEHATAESESTTWTCSMHPQIKLPKSGKCPICFMDLIPLESGSADDLGPRQIRMTESAKKLAKIATTPAIRAFGEAEITIVGKISYDETNQATITARMPGRLERLYADYTGIKVNRGDHMVEIYSPELLTAQEELIQARKTLASTDKSSNSILQQSAQQTLEAARGKLKLWGLTDEQINEIEKSDEHSHTLTLTAPVGGVVVEMNAAEGEYVKTGTRIYTIADLSKLWVLLEAYESDLPWLRYGQKLTFTSLSFPGEEFDALISFINPIVDPATRTIKIRAIVDNSDNRLKPDMFVSAVVKSKIDNKGNVISEYLAGKWIGPMHPEVVKDRPGICDVCGMDLVPTESLGYSGKKASISEAPILIPASAPLITGKRAVVYVEMPGGDGPLFEGREIELGPRAGDFYIVKSGIEEGEAVVTNGAFRIDSELQIQARTSMMSPESAIQAQLTIDEIVNSPVKYIHEENPALETLAPVYNAYFEIQMALANDNPELAATGFGKLGDMTRQANMSVFSHDGHERWMELSANMLKASERGKTAENLEDARDAFYHLSITVIDLHKTFGHLENRDYYLTYCPMARDNKGAYWLQTEDIVWNSFYGDLMLRCGEIKKPLKPESSTER, from the coding sequence ATGAGCAAGAATTCTGTCAGGAACATAATAAATCATTGGATGCCTCAATCATGGGCGGCACGGATAGCATTGTTGATTATTATAATCGGAGCTTTCTTCCTGGGATCAATGCTATCGGATGGTGTAGCGCCTGATGGACATGAGCACGCTACCGCCGAATCAGAGTCGACAACCTGGACTTGTTCAATGCATCCTCAGATTAAATTGCCTAAATCCGGCAAATGTCCTATCTGTTTCATGGATTTAATCCCTCTGGAATCGGGATCGGCCGACGACCTGGGGCCTCGACAAATCCGAATGACAGAATCAGCGAAAAAGCTTGCTAAAATTGCGACTACTCCGGCGATCCGGGCTTTTGGCGAGGCGGAAATAACTATAGTCGGCAAAATCTCCTACGATGAAACCAATCAGGCAACAATCACCGCCCGGATGCCGGGGCGGCTCGAACGGCTTTACGCGGACTATACCGGAATTAAGGTAAATCGAGGCGATCATATGGTTGAAATATATTCGCCGGAGCTTTTAACGGCTCAGGAGGAATTGATTCAAGCCCGAAAAACATTGGCATCGACGGATAAATCTTCCAATTCCATTCTTCAACAATCGGCACAGCAAACTCTCGAGGCGGCTCGGGGAAAATTAAAGCTATGGGGATTGACCGACGAGCAGATTAATGAAATAGAGAAAAGCGATGAACATTCCCACACCCTGACGCTTACTGCTCCGGTTGGAGGTGTTGTGGTTGAGATGAACGCGGCCGAAGGCGAATATGTCAAAACGGGAACGCGCATCTATACAATAGCTGATTTATCAAAGCTTTGGGTACTTCTGGAAGCGTATGAATCCGATTTGCCCTGGCTGCGCTACGGTCAGAAATTGACCTTTACTTCGCTGTCATTTCCGGGTGAAGAGTTTGACGCCCTTATCAGTTTCATCAACCCGATTGTTGATCCCGCAACCAGAACCATAAAAATAAGAGCCATTGTCGATAATTCCGACAACCGTCTCAAACCTGATATGTTTGTCAGTGCGGTTGTCAAATCAAAAATCGACAACAAGGGGAATGTGATTTCGGAATACCTGGCGGGAAAATGGATCGGTCCCATGCACCCCGAAGTAGTAAAAGACCGGCCCGGTATCTGCGATGTCTGTGGTATGGACTTGGTCCCCACCGAATCATTGGGCTATTCGGGAAAGAAAGCAAGTATTAGCGAAGCGCCCATTTTGATTCCGGCTTCGGCTCCCCTGATTACGGGAAAAAGAGCTGTTGTTTACGTCGAAATGCCGGGAGGCGACGGGCCTCTTTTTGAGGGACGTGAAATCGAACTGGGGCCTCGAGCCGGTGATTTCTATATTGTTAAATCCGGAATTGAGGAAGGCGAAGCTGTCGTAACCAACGGCGCTTTCCGCATCGATAGCGAACTTCAGATTCAAGCCAGGACGAGCATGATGTCTCCGGAAAGCGCGATTCAGGCCCAATTAACAATTGATGAAATAGTCAACTCCCCGGTTAAATATATCCACGAGGAAAATCCAGCTCTTGAAACGCTGGCACCGGTGTATAATGCCTATTTTGAAATTCAAATGGCTCTCGCCAACGACAATCCCGAATTGGCGGCAACCGGTTTTGGAAAATTGGGGGACATGACTCGGCAGGCAAATATGTCGGTATTTTCACACGACGGACATGAACGATGGATGGAACTTTCCGCCAATATGCTGAAAGCCAGTGAACGCGGTAAAACCGCTGAAAACCTTGAAGATGCCCGGGATGCCTTTTACCATTTATCAATTACTGTTATCGATTTGCATAAAACTTTTGGCCATTTGGAAAACCGGGATTATTATCTGACCTATTGTCCCATGGCCCGCGATAACAAAGGCGCTTATTGGCTACAGACCGAAGACATTGTCTGGAATTCATTTTATGGCGATCTTATGCTCCGATGCGGCGAAATAAAAAAACCATTGAAGCCTGAAAGTTCAACGGAAAGATAA